A section of the Serratia liquefaciens ATCC 27592 genome encodes:
- a CDS encoding condensation domain-containing protein: MKALTTMQAAYWVGRQSEAPLGGVSAHLYAEFNCCDLDVERLRQAVAALYLHHPMLRLCITADGQQTISPCGPEHGLHLDDFSQFDTPEASHRLTAKRQQKSSQKLPLEQGIPCDISLSLLPGGHSRLHVDLDMIAGDAMGFRVLMEDLARFYHQCPASPADNGVPYFDYLDRHYADTAQQSRRTRAQAWWRERLPQLPPAPHLLRTPDICRSDRLALQLSASETKALEDAARAHGITLSSLFLALFAVTVGHGWNMPRFRLNVPLFHRDEANLAPIIGDFSNLVLLGVELNPAENLPAFSRRLMAQLAELIAHADYPGVSVMRDLSRLQGSMQPSPVVFTAGFGIRGKALFSDNVTRTFGPLEWVISQGPQVALDAQVAHANGGILINWDVRLDAFPDRLLPQLFATYGALLKRAANRPDSFNQPLSQWLAQCSSAGQARQMPVRQLLHRLLARVAPDARLGDDDDIRTLQLPQDALMALLAVLNKYLPVALAPKDIEANPTPAALAAVICERAPNAAEGAQLLLQVLAPKA, from the coding sequence ATGAAAGCGTTGACCACGATGCAGGCCGCCTACTGGGTAGGTCGGCAATCCGAAGCGCCGCTGGGGGGCGTATCCGCCCACCTGTATGCGGAATTTAACTGCTGCGACCTGGACGTCGAACGACTGAGACAGGCCGTTGCCGCCCTTTACCTGCATCACCCTATGTTGCGCCTGTGCATCACGGCCGATGGCCAGCAGACCATCAGCCCCTGCGGCCCTGAGCATGGCCTGCATCTGGACGATTTCAGCCAGTTCGATACCCCCGAAGCGAGCCACCGGCTCACAGCCAAACGGCAGCAAAAAAGCAGCCAAAAACTGCCGCTGGAACAAGGTATCCCCTGCGATATCAGCCTCAGCCTGCTGCCGGGCGGCCACAGCAGGCTGCATGTTGATCTGGATATGATCGCCGGCGATGCCATGGGTTTCCGCGTGTTGATGGAGGATTTGGCGCGGTTTTATCACCAATGTCCGGCATCCCCCGCCGACAATGGCGTACCCTACTTTGACTATCTGGATCGTCACTATGCCGATACCGCGCAGCAGTCACGTCGCACTCGCGCTCAGGCCTGGTGGCGTGAACGCCTGCCTCAGCTGCCGCCGGCACCACACCTGTTGCGCACGCCGGATATTTGCCGCAGCGATCGGCTGGCGCTGCAACTGAGCGCGAGCGAAACCAAAGCGCTGGAGGATGCCGCCAGAGCGCACGGCATCACGCTGTCATCCCTGTTTCTGGCGCTGTTTGCCGTTACCGTCGGCCATGGCTGGAACATGCCGCGCTTCAGGCTCAACGTGCCGCTGTTCCACCGGGATGAAGCCAACCTCGCCCCGATCATTGGCGACTTCTCTAACCTGGTGCTGCTGGGCGTGGAGCTGAACCCGGCTGAAAACTTGCCGGCTTTCAGCCGCCGCCTGATGGCCCAGCTGGCGGAGTTAATAGCTCACGCCGATTACCCCGGCGTCAGCGTGATGCGCGATTTGTCGCGCCTGCAAGGCAGCATGCAGCCTTCACCCGTCGTGTTTACCGCCGGGTTTGGCATCCGTGGCAAAGCGTTGTTTTCTGACAACGTCACCCGCACCTTTGGCCCGCTGGAGTGGGTAATTTCCCAGGGGCCGCAGGTGGCGCTGGACGCGCAGGTGGCACACGCCAACGGCGGCATTCTGATCAACTGGGACGTCCGCCTGGACGCCTTCCCTGATCGGCTGTTGCCGCAGCTGTTCGCCACTTACGGCGCCTTGCTGAAACGGGCCGCCAACCGGCCGGACAGCTTTAATCAGCCACTTTCGCAGTGGTTGGCGCAATGCTCCTCAGCGGGCCAGGCACGTCAGATGCCGGTTCGCCAACTGCTGCACCGGCTGCTGGCGCGGGTCGCGCCGGACGCCAGGCTGGGTGACGATGACGATATCCGTACCCTGCAACTGCCGCAGGACGCTCTGATGGCCCTATTGGCGGTACTTAACAAATACCTGCCGGTGGCGCTGGCGCCGAAGGATATAGAGGCGAACCCGACTCCGGCCGCTCTTGCCGCAGTGATCTGCGAGCGAGCCCCCAATGCCGCCGAGGGCGCTCAACTGTTATTGCAGGTGCTGGCACCCAAAGCCTGA
- a CDS encoding TonB-dependent receptor, producing the protein MSKHSAAQRHKIVGNKEKAGLQAIGAFSSLFLGLCSLSVGSVNAAAVDEKVQEAADSKRNDNWQDSESLLVTGEKIKRSIFDTGSSVQVFDSERIAAMPNALQIPDLLRMTANVMDVGIGNDLPTVRGIDGSGPNTGANAFLSGTRPRLNLSLDGRSLTYNEQAYGPQSLWDLDRVEVFLGPQSYIQGRNAIAGAIVMASKDPTFDWESAFKGGAGNQHSSQLSAMVSGPLVEDQLAFRVSVDRQRRRSDVDLPAYEPVGDPREVEATTARAKLLFNPAGLRELTTKLTFNHFGSTSPQNESLNPLVHPTSLRHDPRRAVFKSNTNSGVWDLSWEQSDSLTLENRVIYTDFNINRPTAYALPYADIGGKEVHVEPVARFGGPDSRLRGLAGLRYFHSKQDEFVNIFGGSTFKDKTDTNSAFAELTYAITPKVDITAASRLEREHRQRTGGSKAVRIDFDETYDVFLPKLDLAWKPTDTQTYGAKVARGYNAGGAGITIGTPVVNYTYGSEYVWNYELYTRHHLKDANVILTSNIFYNDYKDMQLPYSLGPNSSVIRNADKVETYGAEMGATWQPRWDFELFTNVGLLKTKIKKFSGSGVDGHELARAPAYTANMGAKYQLMAGLELSGNVAFSDSYYSQYDNDSRGRIGSYWSANTQLAYTFAYGRATLYAQNLFDSERRVMVSGNDVYTATQQRPRMIGAALELTF; encoded by the coding sequence ATGAGCAAGCATTCAGCGGCTCAAAGGCATAAAATCGTAGGAAACAAGGAAAAAGCAGGCTTGCAAGCCATTGGGGCATTTTCCTCACTCTTTCTGGGTCTTTGTTCTTTATCTGTGGGCAGCGTTAATGCCGCCGCAGTGGACGAAAAGGTGCAGGAAGCCGCCGACAGCAAACGTAACGATAATTGGCAGGACTCCGAAAGCCTGCTGGTGACCGGCGAAAAGATAAAGCGCAGCATTTTCGACACCGGCTCCAGCGTGCAGGTGTTCGACAGTGAGCGGATCGCCGCTATGCCCAATGCGTTGCAGATCCCCGATTTATTACGCATGACGGCCAACGTCATGGATGTTGGCATCGGTAACGATCTGCCCACCGTACGCGGTATCGACGGCTCCGGCCCGAACACCGGCGCCAACGCCTTCCTCAGCGGCACCCGTCCGCGCCTCAATTTGTCTCTGGATGGTCGCTCCCTGACCTATAACGAGCAGGCCTATGGCCCGCAGTCGCTGTGGGATCTGGATCGCGTCGAAGTGTTCCTCGGCCCGCAGAGCTATATTCAGGGGCGTAACGCCATTGCCGGTGCGATCGTGATGGCCAGTAAGGATCCCACTTTCGATTGGGAGAGTGCCTTCAAGGGCGGTGCGGGCAACCAGCACTCTTCGCAATTGTCCGCTATGGTTTCAGGCCCGCTGGTGGAAGATCAACTGGCGTTCCGCGTCAGCGTCGATCGCCAGCGTCGCCGCAGCGATGTCGATCTTCCTGCTTATGAGCCGGTGGGCGATCCGCGTGAGGTTGAAGCCACTACCGCACGTGCCAAACTGTTGTTCAATCCGGCAGGCCTGCGCGAGCTGACCACCAAGCTGACCTTTAACCACTTTGGCAGCACCTCGCCACAAAACGAGAGCCTCAACCCGCTGGTTCACCCGACCAGCCTGCGCCACGATCCGCGCCGAGCGGTGTTTAAAAGCAACACCAACAGCGGCGTTTGGGATCTGTCCTGGGAGCAATCCGACAGCCTGACGCTGGAAAACCGCGTTATTTATACCGACTTCAATATTAACCGTCCTACGGCTTATGCCTTGCCGTACGCCGATATCGGCGGAAAAGAGGTGCACGTGGAGCCGGTGGCGCGTTTTGGTGGGCCAGACAGCCGCCTGCGCGGGCTGGCGGGGTTGCGTTATTTCCACTCCAAGCAGGATGAGTTCGTTAATATTTTCGGCGGTTCGACCTTCAAGGATAAAACCGACACCAACTCGGCCTTTGCCGAGCTGACCTACGCCATCACGCCGAAGGTGGATATCACCGCCGCCAGCCGTTTGGAACGCGAGCACCGTCAGCGTACCGGCGGCAGCAAGGCCGTGCGTATCGATTTCGATGAAACCTACGACGTATTCCTGCCGAAGCTGGATCTGGCCTGGAAACCGACGGATACCCAGACCTACGGCGCCAAGGTGGCGCGCGGCTATAACGCCGGTGGCGCAGGCATCACCATCGGCACGCCGGTAGTCAATTACACCTATGGTTCGGAATATGTCTGGAACTATGAGTTGTACACCCGTCACCACCTGAAAGATGCCAACGTCATCCTGACCAGCAACATCTTCTACAACGACTACAAGGACATGCAGCTGCCGTATTCCCTGGGGCCGAACTCCTCGGTGATCCGCAATGCCGACAAGGTGGAAACCTACGGCGCGGAAATGGGGGCGACCTGGCAGCCGCGTTGGGACTTCGAACTGTTCACGAACGTCGGTCTGCTGAAGACCAAGATCAAGAAGTTCTCGGGCAGCGGCGTAGATGGGCATGAACTGGCGCGTGCGCCGGCTTATACCGCCAACATGGGCGCCAAGTACCAGTTGATGGCCGGGTTGGAACTGAGCGGCAACGTGGCGTTCTCGGACTCCTACTACTCGCAGTACGACAACGACTCTCGCGGGCGCATCGGATCTTACTGGTCGGCGAATACTCAACTGGCGTACACCTTCGCCTATGGCCGCGCCACCCTGTATGCGCAGAACCTGTTTGACTCGGAACGTCGCGTGATGGTCAGCGGCAACGACGTCTACACCGCGACTCAGCAGCGTCCACGCATGATCGGTGCGGCGCTGGAACTGACATTCTGA